The sequence AGttttgaagatactattttttCCCAGCTGAGTGTTCTTGGACATTCATGAAAAATCAACTGTCCCCCAATGTTTGGATTTTCACCTGGAATGtaaattctgttccattggtatGTATGTCTATCCATATATTCCACACAGTTTTCATTACTGTTGCTTCATACTAAGCtttgaaatcaagaagtgtgtgtcttctaactttgttctttcgAGATTATTTCGCTTATGTGAGGCCCCTTGCAGggccatatgaatttgaggatcagctttacCATTTTTGCCAAAGAAGTGGCTGGAATTTCAagagggattgcattgaatttgtaggttACTTTAGGCAGTATTGATGtgttaacaatattaaatattaaattcataAACACTGTGtatatttccatttgtttagggcttctttaatgtctttaagcaatgttttgtatattttagtGTGGCATTCTTTCACTTTGAGTTTAATGTCATCTTCttataatccatctaaagtacACAATtagtcacagtatcatcatataattgtgcatttatctccacaaccaattttagaacattttcattactccaaaataaagaaaaaaataaaaataaaaataaacaacccaaacatcccataccccaccccgtccattacttatatatttttggCTGTATTTTGTTATtcatctgcccacacactggagaaagggagtcacacgataaaaaatatataattatacagtcttcatcaagaatcaagtctactggattactgttcaacagattcaggtttttccttctaactactcTAATACATTAGCAACTCAAAAggaatatctaaataatgcatgagaataactcAAGAATGagctcttgactctatttgaaatctcttaggcaatgaaatttatattgtttcatttcttttcccacttttggtcaagaaggcattcttgacagtgccagggccaggctcatccttgggagtcatgtcctacattatcagggagatttacacgccCGAGAGTCACCTTCCACATAGGGGAAGGtactgagtttatttgcagagttggccgAGAGGGAAGCCATATATGAGCAACGAAAGAGGCTCTCCAGGGGTGACTCTCAGGcgtaattataagtaggcttagcttctttgcAGGANNNNNNNNNNNNNNNNNNNNNNNNNNNNNNNNNNNNNNNNNNNNNNNNNNNNNNNNNNNNNNNNNNNNNNNNNNNNNNNNNNNNNNNNNNNNNNNNNNNNNNNNNNNNNNNNNNNNNNNNNNNNNNNNNNNNNNNNNNNNNNNNNNNNNNNNNNNNNNNNNNNNNNNNNNNNNNNNNNNNNNNNNNNNNNNNNNNNNNNNTACATcctcccccccctccccctcccccctccctctgtcctccctcctttcctcagtcctccctccatcctccatcctcccctccctcctccctccctcccccatctcctcccCTTTCCTTTTACCTGAACAAGGGTCATCGTCTCTGTAAAATGAGCAGACAGAGGCCCTAATAAGTGAAATGACTTATTCAAGGGTCACACAGGTGAGAAGAAACAGCAGGTGGCAGACGGTAGAATTTGAACCCACATCTGTCCAAGTGCTGAGCTCACCCCATTTTCCCAAGACCATGGCTTCCAAAGATGCAGGATACTGGGAATCCAGTGGGTTTCAAAGGACCCCTCAGGAAGAACATTCTGTTGCTCAGAGCGGGGGTCTGCAGACTGTGGCCTAccacctgcttttgtaaataaagctttactGGGACACAGTCACACTCATCTGTTTGTGTATCTCTGACTGCGTTTGTGCCTCTGCAGCTGAGCTGAATGGTTGTGACCGGCTGCCCGTCCCACAGACAACCAAACTATTTGCCACCTGGTCCCTTCCAGAAAGCCAGTCCCTGGCCCGGAGTCCAGGGAGCATCTCACCTTCCAAGAACACACCCTGAGCAGGGGAATCTTTCCACTCAGTTTTATCATCAAAGGGGTCATGTACAtgcaaatcaattttttttaattaacagtcTGGGGATACCTGTCAGTCCTCCGAGGGAGGATTTGGTTTTTTGATTCCCAGGAACTCCGTTAAGGGGAAAACAGAAGTCTCAATTTGGGGGAAATTGCacaggggaaggggggagggagtcTGTTACAACACCCCATTGCGACACTCGGCAGGGTTAAGTGACAAAGAGAGGGTTTCTCTGTTTGGAAATGAGAGGGCATTTCCGCTTCTCGGGCAGCACTGGCCGCAGAGCCGAGCTGGGTGAGCGGCCCCTTTCTTTATAAGCTGCGACCCCAGCCCGGGAATGGCAGTGTCCTCTGCCTCGCCGCGGCCGCAGGATGGAGATCGGCAGGGGTCCCTGCGGCCGCCTAATCTCTGTCCTCCTTCTCCTGCTCCATTCAGAGGCAGCCTGCCGGCCCTCGGGGAGAAGAGCCTGCAAGATGCAAGCCTTCAGGTGAGGAGGGACCCCGCAGCGCCCGGGGCTCGGCCGAGAGGGTGCCCGTTGTTCAGAGAAGGGGGCTGCCAGGTGCAGGGTTCTCCCGAGCATGAATTTCACAACATCCCCATGTGGACAGCTCAGCCGGAGGCGCTCAGAGAGGACCAGGCTCGTGAGGAGTCGTCGAGGGGCTGCCCGACAGCGGCTGCAGTGGGCAGGGGGCGGGTGGGGGGAGGGTCTGCTCTCCTAGGGCCTCAGTTTCCGCATCTGTGAAGTGGGGCCAGTGACACCTCCTTCCTGCCCATCTGGCTTGTCATGAGGGTTAAAAGCACGGATGATAGTGACCGTGTTCTGTGAACTGTACAGTGCTTGAAACTATCGTGACTTTTAAAACCTGGTCACATGTCACATCCCGGTTGTAAAATTGACAAGCGAGATGCTGATGAAGTGGGAGAGTTGCCTGGGTGGCCTCTGCCCTGTGCCGTCCGCCCTGCCACACCCAGGAGCGGCTGCGTCTCCAGGGACCTCACCGTCTCTCTGCAGGGCTTTGGGCTGAGGGAGATCcagtgcctgtgtgtgtgtgtgagtgtgcaagtgtgtgtgagTGCGAGTGTGCAAgtacaagtgtgtgtgtgagtgcaagTGTGTGCATCCCTACAGCCGGGCCCCTGTAAGTGTGTGAGCGTGCGCACGTATCCAAGCACTGACAGGCCTCGGTGAGCGTGCAAACGTGCATACTTCCCAGCACAAGCCCTTTCCCCGCCCAGCAGGGAGCCGCCTGCTTCTGGGGTTTTTCCTCAGCAGCGATGGCCCCTGGAGGCTGTACCGGCTCATGTCCAACCCCTTGAGTCAAGAATAAAAATGACGCCAAAAGGCCAAGCACTCGCTTGGGCTCAGAACCCAAGTTTGCCCAAATACCCCCGCGGAGCCAGAAGTGGGCGCGGTTGGCCTCAGCTCAGGTCAGGCAGGGGCGTCCTGAGGCCCACGTCCAGCCAAGGCCCTCGTTACGCTGCCCCTTGCAGTGGCCGGCCCGGCTGTGGTCAGACGTGCCTTCACCAGGAAGGAAGGGCAGGGTCCAGAGGCAGCCCCGGCCAATGGAGAAAGGCTCGGCCCGAGGTAGCTGCAGGTGCATCGTCCCTCAAAATGTGTAACGCCATGTTTCTAAGCAGATGGCTGTTAAAACCcacaattaaattaattaaactagagtagaataaaaaaattcaaatcctcACTTGTGCAGTCCCCAGAACTCAACAGGGACATGTGGCAAGTGGCTCTGATATTGGGCAACCCCAGATCGAGCATTTCTGTCATCAGGGAAAATTCTGGACAGCACTCTTctgggggcctggggcctggggcctgggcgCTGGTGACACGTgggcctgggggcctgggggtcgggggcctggggcctggggcaaGGACAGGACCGAGGCAGGGAGGCGGAGTGGGGTCCCCACTTAATTGCCGAGTGGGTCTTGCCTCAGGCTCCTCACCCAGGACGTGTGGGGTTGGGTGGATTTGGGGGGCTCTGTGGGAAATAGGCTGGGCTCGCGGCGTCTTCCCACCGCAGCTGGGATGGGTCCTTCTGCTCTTCAGAATCTGGGATGTAAACCAGAAGACTTTCTATATGAGGAACAACCAGCTGGTGGCCGGGTACCTGCAAGGAGCAAACACTAAGTTAGAAGGTGAGTGTGGCAGGGGCTGGCCTCGAGGGGAGCCGGGTTTCCTGCCGGGCTCTGCAGCCTCGAGGCCCCCGCAAACCTTGGAGGACGTCCCACCCCTGCTGGGTCTTTCCTACCCGCGGGAGGGGCAGGGTCTAGAACTGGAGCTGCTGCCCACGGGCACGAGGGTCCCGGGGCCACAGCGGGGGAGGCCAGAGGCCCTGGGCGagctccccctccccagggcccCACCCAAAGGCGTGCACCATGCGGCGGGCTGATCTTGTCATGTCTGTCACTTGCCGGGCCCTAGACAAGCTGGGTGGGCCTGGGCCCGCCTCGCCCCCACTCCTCAGCTTCCCCTGTAGCGAGAAAGGGTCCGTGGGTGCCCAGATCTGCAGCTCTTCACAGCTGCTTGGGGCTGGCCAGGGGGGTACTTGCCCCACCTGCCTTGCTTCCAGCGAGACTTTGCAACTCTCCCCATGGAACACTTGGACGGACAGGGGCCGAGGTGGTTCATGCCACCCAAGGGCGCCCCGGCTTCTGCCGACTGGGCCCCAGAGCCCCAGGCAGGGCCCAGGTCAGCACAGTGGCTGGGAAGGCCGGGGAGGGAGAGAGATCGCGCGATGCAGAATCCAGGGGCCTCTGCCCAAGGACCAGGCACCGGGCTGGTCCTGATGGTGCCGGCAGGAGGTGGAGCCCACTGTCCTGTCCACACCCGCTCGGCCTCTTACAACTTGGCTCCTCTGCTCTCCTCAGAGAAGATAGACGTGGTGTCCACGGAGCCTCACGCTGTGTTCCTGGGGATCCACGGGGGAAAGCTGTGCCTGTCCTGTGTCCCCTCTGGGGAGGACACCAAGCTCCTGCTGGAGGTAAGAGCCTGTTCCAGCCGCCAGACGGCCAAACCAGGGGCTAAAGCAGCTGTCGCTCCTCCTTCCCGTGACTCCATGGGGGGCTGGGCTCCGCCGGGCATGTCTGCTcctcccagggcccaggctctGCACGAGGTCTCCCCCTTTCAGAGGTCCGCACGGCTCCAAGCGGACAAGCCCCGGGGTGCTCTAGCCTCTGCTCGTGTCCCCGCGAATGTCCTACTGGGCACAGCCTCATGGCCAAGCCCTGGAGCCAGTGCGAGAGGCTGCGAGCAGGGGAGGCCTTGGCCACTGGGGGCCGCGGGCAGAACGGCTCGTCCTGGACCCGAACCAGCGTGAGCAGCTGCTGCCCAAGAGCCCAGATGGCTGTGCCTGGGGGCTGGTTGGCAGGGTCCCGACTCAGATGCAAGCGGCCACACTGGCGGCGGCCGCTTCCCTCCACCAGTGGACGGGCGGCTGCGTGAAGCCAGTTGCAGGAAGCCGCCTCTCTGCCCATCCCCGCCCCTCCCCTGGAGCTCGGACCCTGACGCAGCCTCCAGGGGCCACGGCCTCTGCTGTGGTGTCCACAGCCCTCTCCTGGGCCAGATTTCCCAAAGCCCAGGTGGCCGTGCTGCGCGCGGGGTGGGCCGTCTGCCGGGCCCTGGCTCCCACCCACTCACCTCCTGGCTTCCAGGCAGTTAACATCACCGACCTGACCAAGAACAAAGAGTGGGCCAAGCGCTTCGCCTTCATCCGCTCTGACAGCGGCTCCACCACCAGCTTCGAGTCGGCCGCCTGCCCCGGCTGGTTCCTCTGCACCGCAGCCGAAGCAGACCGGCCCGTCAGCCTCACCAACATGCCTGGGGCGCCCGTCACCATCACCAAGTTCTACTTCCAGCAGGACACCTAGCTCTGCCCCTCGACCCTCCCAGCTCGCCCATGGCTCAGGAGCAGCTCTGCAGGGCCAGGGCTCACCCGGAGGGAGGTCACGGGCCGTAAGGACTGACTGGCCCCCAGACCCCCAAGCCCCCGGACCCCAGGCTCccagaccccaggccctgggtccctcAGACTCCCAGCTCCCCAGGCCCCCCAGACCTCCAGCTCCCTCAGCCCCCCAACTCCCAGGCCCCCAGACCCCCAGGCCCCCAGACCCCAGGCTCCTGGACCCCAGGCCCCGGGCCCCCCAGACCCCCAGCTCCTTCAGCTCCCCAACTCCCAGGctcccagccccacagccccTCAGCCCCCTAACTCCCAGACCTCCCAGCCCCatagccccccagccccccagccccacagTGGGCCTTCCAGAAGTGCAGGTCGGGTCAGACGCTCCCTGGCTCAAAGCCACTCGGTGCCCCTGCCCAGCCAGGCTGGCCGCTCTTTTCTCCCCTCCcgcctgccccctcccaccccggCCCCAGCTCCCACACTCTGCTTTGCAAACTGATGCTGGTCCAAGAAGTTTTTAAGTGTCTCTGGCAAATGGAAAATAAGGTTTTGTGGTGATTTTTTAAGGCAATGTTATTCGATTTGAACCAGAGTTCTTTGTTTGGGAGCAAGTCCTTTCTGGgtggaaaattaaaatgtttttgtgtTTGTGACATGATGGTGAAAGTAGGTGggcattttccttttttggtctcTTATTTTCGTAATGTcttaatatgtaaaaattaagTGGGGGCACTACATTGGTCCcctaatttttcccttttgaaatgTTCCTGTGAGTCTGGGCCCCTGGGACCGGCGCGGAAGGCGGCTGCACGGGCCGCAAGCTCTGGGGCAGGGGCGGGTCTCGTCCACATCCCTGGGGACTGGGGCACCATGAAGTCTCCCCCTCCCTGCTCTGTTTACAATAAACCGTGAACCCTCCGCTGCTCTGCTGGCCAGGCCTGGGGAGGTGGCGAGGCCACTGGCTGGGGCACCGACAGCCGCAGCTGGAAGCTGCCAGACGCCCGCCTGCCCACCGCCCACCACAGGAGAGGGGCGGCTGGAGGAGCGCTCAGTGGCAAAGAGCGGGAACAGGGACCCTCGGCAGCTCGTCCCGCTCAGTGCCCAGCTGCTCCTTGCATGCCGGCTGCAGGCAGGGGCACCCAGCCCAGGGTCCAGCTTGCGCCcctggtggggaggtgggggcttCTCCGAGGAACTGTGGGCGCCTTGCCTCGGCATGGGGCAGATGGCCGGGAGTGGGCCGTAAACGACTGCTTATCCTGCATTCTCGGCCGGGAGCCCGGCATCCTCCTTGCCGCTGGCTCCGCTGGGCCCTGGCCTGGGTCCTGGGACCTGGAGTTGGGCCGAGCTGGCCCTGGCCGCGGGAAACCCACCTTGAGGCTGGGCCTCGCTCACTCAAGGGGAGGGTCGGCTTCTCTCCTTGTGGTTCTGGTCACCTCCTGCCATTCCTCGGGGCGGGGATGGCAAGCCCCTGAAACCTGGTGCTGGATGGATGACACGGGCAGTGGGTCAAGGGTCAGCCAGACCCCCCAGCCCAGGGGCTGTGGTTGGCTTGTTTGAGTAATTCAGGGCAGCTGGCGGGCAACAGAAGCCCCTACTCGGCCCTGACGTGGAGGCGGTCAGGCCCTGGGACCCCAGCCTCCTCAGACGCCGAGGCAGCACTAGCACTGAATCTTGATTCTAGGCCCCATACCACAGGTTTTCCAAGCAGGCTCCAGGAAGCGGGGAGCCCGAGCAGGCCGTGCTGTCCCCACACTCTGCTCCCCTCTGCTTTCCACGTTGGACGTGTGTGTGATTCCATCTGAGGAAGAAATGTCACTGGTAAAAGCAAAGTAAATTTAGAAGGTGAAAGGCAACAGGCTGGAGAAAATCTCAGGATTTTTCTGGGTCTGGTGCCCAGGGCTGGCGATGGGGCCAGCCGGCTCTGATTCCCGTCCCGCAGCTCCTCGGGAGCAGCCCCCGTGGCCCCGTGGACGACGCAGGGCGGAGGGAGGTGATGTGCGAGCCGAGAGCCGAGGGCCTTGCGGATGGATGTCGTCAGccctggggggaggaggagggtgcAGCTCCCTGGTGACAGCCGCGGTCCACCTGGGGGCtccccgccacccccacccctgcagcaGGGTCCTCAGATGCTCCACGGGGTCAGGCCACAGCCCGGGGGACAGCTGGTCTCGTCCTCTCTCCCACTTCCAATGGGCGCGTGAGGACAAGCCACAGCCCCGGGCCCCGGTTTCCTCGTCTCTAAATGCAGAGGCTGAACGGCTTCCCCACCCCGCCGCCACCTGGGTAGCGGGTGCTCGAGGGAACCTGTTTTAAAGCCTCCTCACTCGTCGGCGCCCCCGGGAGTCACGATGCGCGTCCCAGGCCCCGCCCGGGCTCAGCCAGGGGATTCTGGTTAACGAGACTCTCACCATTgaaagcccccccacccccagctt is a genomic window of Choloepus didactylus isolate mChoDid1 chromosome 17, mChoDid1.pri, whole genome shotgun sequence containing:
- the LOC119512342 gene encoding interleukin-1 receptor antagonist protein-like isoform X2 — its product is MQAFRIWDVNQKTFYMRNNQLVAGYLQGANTKLEEKIDVVSTEPHAVFLGIHGGKLCLSCVPSGEDTKLLLEAVNITDLTKNKEWAKRFAFIRSDSGSTTSFESAACPGWFLCTAAEADRPVSLTNMPGAPVTITKFYFQQDT
- the LOC119512342 gene encoding interleukin-1 receptor antagonist protein-like isoform X1, whose amino-acid sequence is MEIGRGPCGRLISVLLLLLHSEAACRPSGRRACKMQAFRIWDVNQKTFYMRNNQLVAGYLQGANTKLEEKIDVVSTEPHAVFLGIHGGKLCLSCVPSGEDTKLLLEAVNITDLTKNKEWAKRFAFIRSDSGSTTSFESAACPGWFLCTAAEADRPVSLTNMPGAPVTITKFYFQQDT